In the genome of Dama dama isolate Ldn47 chromosome 33, ASM3311817v1, whole genome shotgun sequence, the window AGCATTGCTAAGGGGTGGGAATGGGATGGAGGTAGTGACATTTGCCCCTGTGAGCCTCTGCAGTGCCATGTTTGCCACCTTTTCTCATCCTCTTTGGTTTTAATGTTGCCAGTTGGGCTGGGAGGCAGCCCTCCACCCACCTCCCAGACCTCATGTCAAAGCATTTCTGAGACTCTCCGGAGGGGGCTGGTAAGCCTCCTTGGCAGTGGGTGTGAAAGGCATACATACTGACAGTCACTTGCTTGCACACCTGCTCTAGTCCTTCCTCACAGATTGTGGACTAAGGGAGAGTGAATCTAGGTGTTCCCTATGGAGAACCAAAGAAACCAACCCAAACTCTATAATCTCTCCCTGGTCAAACTGCCAGAAGACCAGCTGGCAGTCCCTCACTGCCAAGGACATGTGGAGACAGTGAGACAGATGGAGCCTGAGAGCTGGATACCTGTGAGGTCCAGCAAGCCAGGATGGAGGGACTGGCTCTAAGGGAGTGCTCTTAAACCCTGctttattttagtgttttttttttttaagagttacaTTTTATTCAGTGGgcatttttaggacttcaagcccaggaggcagcatctcaagtaactaTTAGAGAGCTGCTCCAAGGAATTGAGAGTGGGAACCAGGTTATATAGAGGATTTGCAACAAGGGGCAGGTGGTATTAATGTCAAATGattttgttaattaaagaaaaccagatatcccaagttaaggagtttagtgcttttctatatatgggaagatgcaagagtctgggctcaatgaaatcattcctttgatatgcacctcagctatctggggtctgtatcctgtgttttcacatcctgactgatgactgtgacatcctttgatTACTGACACAGCACTgccttcttttcatgtgttctcATGTGTTTCCAAACTCACACAAAGGTAATACATTTAAGCTAGACCACTGCTTCTCACCCCCAAACCAGCTCTTGGCACAGGTCACTTCCTTCCCTTCATTCACCTCTCATCCTCTTCACTTCAGCTTTCCCTCTTATATGATCCCCCTAATGGCATGTATCCAGTCCTCAGGCTTCTAGACTGTCTTTCTTTATTCAGTTGCTGAATCCTGGTGTTTCTTCCTTTGAAAAATCTTATGGCTTTACTCTCTTTATCATGCTCATAGCTGCAGCCTCCATCTAGACCTTATCTCCTTATACCCGGCCCATTTTAGCTGCCTCTTGTGAGTCCCCTCTGTTCAGAGCCTCTCTCATGGTTTAGTCCATCCTCCACTCAGACATCAGAAAAATGGTCTCAGATCACCAGATTCATTATGCCATTGCTCCCTCAGAAGACTTCTATAGCTCTTCATTGACTCAGGGTAAGGCCAGACTCCCCAGCTGTGCCAACAATGATCAACTTCTTAACACTCTTACCACCTTCCCACTCTCAATTCCGGGAAGACATCAATAAGCAATTCCagcattctttcccactgagctcaGACTGGGCATCAGAAACTTTCTCTGGGTGGCACTCCAGGTCAGTCAGTTAGGATACACACAGAAGACAACACCTGCCTGCTGCCCCAGCTCATGAGGTGCTTTGATGGCCTGCCTGTCCATTCCTGGTCTCATGCTTGTCTCCTCTCTTTCGCGTTCTGCCACATTGCTGTCTCTCTTCTTCTGCCCAAGCTCTGTGTGCATCATGGAATGCTTGGTTGTGCCTTGCCTGCCTGCTGGGTACATCAGTCCTGAAGGGCACACATGTGTCTTCCCCTTCCACTGATGACCTACGGCACCCAGCCCTGGAAGCAGATTTCCTTTCAGCTTTGTTGCTTATATGAAGGAAGCAACTTACTTATTGACTTCTCTGCTTCATCCACTCAGAAGGGCCATAATACTCCCCCTAAGGATATGGTGCTATTGGTAGAGTGTAGGGCCTGGATATGAGAGGCTAACTTGCCCAGACAAGCTTTGAAAGGATTCTTGAGTGAGTCACAAGATCACAGTTACAGGAACACCAGACCCTGTCTGCTCTCATTTTGGCTCCAACTCTGTGCCTTTAAGCATgcgacttaacttctctgaatatCAGTTGTCTACAAAGGCTGGAGCAGTAAGTGTGGGGGTGGGACAGTTCCTAtctcccccttctcttgcctccaCAGAGGATCCAAGCTCAGATGTCAGAGCTCGGCTCCCATGCCTGTGTGagtggggcagggagtggggtATGGGGACAGGTTTTCTAGAATCACAAGCCTCCATCCTAGATATTGAGTGTCTCCTGCTTTCCCCCATAGCAGCAGGGACACTGCAGCATGGAGCTGAAGAGAGGAAAGACCTTCATCAAATCTAGCCTGCAGATTGACCATGAGAAACCTCCAGACCCAGCAGCGACTGCCCTGACCACAGAGGATGCAATCTCACTGGGAGGGCAGCAGCTACCCCACAGTGAGAGGGGCCCCCAGGTCAGTCCCAGCAGCCAAGGATACAACAGATGCTCTGATCGGGAAGCCCAGCCAGACACCAGTGGAGGGCCTGCAGCTCTCTGTGGGGCCACCTTCAAACTGGCTCGGAAGAGCAAGAATCACAACATTGTGCCCAGGGCTGACAGGGCAGCCACGGCTACAGGGCAGTTGGTGGGCAGCGCAAGTTTCCCAGGGCCCCCCAGCAGCCAGCGCATGATTGACTACCGCCACTTTGTGCCCCAGATGCCCTTCGTACCAGCTGTGGCCAAGAGCATGCCAAGGAAGAGGATTTCCCTGAAACGACCCAAGAAGTGCTTTCGTAACCTATTCCACATCCGCAGAAACAAGACTGAGAATTTGCCCTCACGGGCAACTGAGGGGCAGGGCTTGTCTTCTCCCAAGGGCCCATCAGAGACTGGAGGGCATCGAGGCATAGCCTTCCTCCCCTTGGGCGAGGAACTGGGACTGGATGGCCAGTGCCAGGACCTGTCTGACAGTGAGTTCCTGCCCGACTCTTCCTTTGACCTCTGCAGGGCCCTGTGTGAGGACGTGGCCTCACTGAAGAGCTTTGACTCACTCACAGGCTGTGGGGAGATCTTTGCAGATGAGAGCTCAGTGCCATCCCTGGAGCTGAACGAGGGCCTGGCAAGCCCTGCCCAGAGATCACAGACCTCTGACAGCAAGACTCCCAGGGGCCCCTTCCAAGGCAGCATAGAGCAGCTGGCATCGCCAGCTCAGAATGAGATGTCTGACTTTGCCAAGTTCTGGGACCATGTGAATCACTCGGTGAGGCAGCAGCAGCACGCCCTGCTAGGCCCGAGGCTGGGAGGCCCCCAGGCGTCAGACACAGCTCAGCCCAGGCCAGATGCAGCTGGGCTGGCTGAGCTCCCCCTGTGCCCATGCAGGGATCCCCACAGCAGCTCCAAAGCCAGCTCTGTGGACACAGGAACCCCAAAGAGTGAGCGGCCGGAGTCTGTGTCTACGAGCGACGAGGGCTACTATGACTCCTTCTCACCAGGCCTCGAGGAGGATAAGAAGGAGGCCCCAAGCCCAGGCACACCCACAGCCACCTTCCCCCGGGACAGCTACAGTGGAGACGCCCTCTATGAGCTCTTCTATGACCCCGCTGAGGGCCCTGGGAGTCCGAGCCTGGATGATGACTTGTGCGTGTCTGAGAGTCTATCAGGGCCTGCAGTGGGAGCCCCCTTGTCCATGTGCAGCTTCCGTGTTGGGGCAGAGGAGAACCTGGCTCCCGTTCCAGGCCCAGACCTGCTCAACCAGGGCTTCTTGCAGAGCTCTTGGAGGGGCAGAGAGTGCCTGCTGAAGCTCTGTGACACCGAACTGGCCATCACCATGGGCATCATCAACTGGCTCCGCCGGGGCCCGGAGCTCCGCGCCGCGCCTGCCTCAGCTCTCAGAGAGCCGACAGCTCCCTCGGGAGGACTGGTGGAGAAACCAGGAGCTGGCTCTGAGAAGATGGGCCTAGGTCCAGTGAAACTGGATGGCAGGGGAACCCAGGCTTTAGATGCAGGTAGGATCTCTACGAGCTCTGCACCCAACAGGAAGGAGCTGTGGGCATGTTCAAGTCCCAAGGGCCTGCTTGCTGGAGTGAGCAAGGTCCTAGCCGGGGCCACACAGGAGACCAGGTCTTCATCCTGTGATCCCTCTCTGGAGTGTGTGCAGGTCTCTGGGGAACAAGGAACACCAGGCCACCCTGAAGGCTCTTTCTCCTCTGTAGGGTCTGAAGCCACCATGGCAACCAACACATCCAGGAAAAACAAGGTCCCAAACCCATCTGTCTGGCCTGGCTCCCAGGAGCCCAGGCTGCCTAGGAACCGCGGGTGTTTCCAAGGTCCCTGGAGGCCAGGTCCTGGGGGAAGCACCATGGATTCAAAACTTACCCTGACAGACTGTGTGGCCCAGGTGGAAGCCCTACAGATCAACCCAGACTGCCAGTCCCCTGCTGCTCAGCCCCCAAGACAAAACACAGGTAGTGGGCTCTGCGGGAACCCTCAGGCTGGGGGCCCTGACGTTCTGCAACAGAAACAGCCTAATGGCTTCCCTAACCTGGCTGCCATCTGTAGCCTGCCCTCCCTGGCCAACCCACTCCACATCCCACAGGACCAGAGATGCCCAGGCAGCATTCTGGACCTGAGTCAGCTCAGGGAGGAGCCTGCCACGCTGAATGTCCAGGCCCATGTCTCTATGGAGGGCCGGCCCCTGCAGTTCAACTCAAGGGCTATGGAGCAGGCTGCACAGAGGGGCCAGCTGGACTTGTAGCGTGCCTCTGCCTGGGATCACTTGCCAGGAATCTGGCCCTCACTTCCAACAGCTAGTGAGAGGGGGCCCCCCTCTGCAAGTGCCCAGAAACCCACTGCAGCTTTTTGGATCACAAGGGATCCTCTGCAACCAGCAGGCAGTAGGGGCTACCAGGACAGCACGACTGAGCCCCAGCTTTGGAACAGTTTTGCATCCTTGGGATCACATTCAGGAGAGTCTAAGACCTAAATCTCCATCCTTTGTTCCTGATGTGAGGACTGGAGGACCGTACTGGGGGGAAGGGACTGTCAGTATTCAGTCAGGCAGAGTGGGGCATTTTATCATGGAGACATCCGTGCCTAAACTCAACAGCTCTGCCAGAAGCggtcctgggaagcccaaggccaAGGCCAACTGCAAAGCTGCCAGTGCTCGCAAGATGTTCCTCACTGATttcctcatacacacacacaaatgaaccGTCTAAACCCAGGTGTCTAAACATACCTTTGGCCACTTACCATACAGTATGTTGGAGAGAGGAACTCGGGCTTGAAACTTTCGGGGATGGAAACAGTACATATTGT includes:
- the AMER3 gene encoding APC membrane recruitment protein 3 — encoded protein: MELKRGKTFIKSSLQIDHEKPPDPAATALTTEDAISLGGQQLPHSERGPQVSPSSQGYNRCSDREAQPDTSGGPAALCGATFKLARKSKNHNIVPRADRAATATGQLVGSASFPGPPSSQRMIDYRHFVPQMPFVPAVAKSMPRKRISLKRPKKCFRNLFHIRRNKTENLPSRATEGQGLSSPKGPSETGGHRGIAFLPLGEELGLDGQCQDLSDSEFLPDSSFDLCRALCEDVASLKSFDSLTGCGEIFADESSVPSLELNEGLASPAQRSQTSDSKTPRGPFQGSIEQLASPAQNEMSDFAKFWDHVNHSVRQQQHALLGPRLGGPQASDTAQPRPDAAGLAELPLCPCRDPHSSSKASSVDTGTPKSERPESVSTSDEGYYDSFSPGLEEDKKEAPSPGTPTATFPRDSYSGDALYELFYDPAEGPGSPSLDDDLCVSESLSGPAVGAPLSMCSFRVGAEENLAPVPGPDLLNQGFLQSSWRGRECLLKLCDTELAITMGIINWLRRGPELRAAPASALREPTAPSGGLVEKPGAGSEKMGLGPVKLDGRGTQALDAGRISTSSAPNRKELWACSSPKGLLAGVSKVLAGATQETRSSSCDPSLECVQVSGEQGTPGHPEGSFSSVGSEATMATNTSRKNKVPNPSVWPGSQEPRLPRNRGCFQGPWRPGPGGSTMDSKLTLTDCVAQVEALQINPDCQSPAAQPPRQNTGSGLCGNPQAGGPDVLQQKQPNGFPNLAAICSLPSLANPLHIPQDQRCPGSILDLSQLREEPATLNVQAHVSMEGRPLQFNSRAMEQAAQRGQLDL